The Lacipirellula parvula genome window below encodes:
- a CDS encoding HD domain-containing phosphohydrolase has product MSSQTIIAERLAPPAALRQPPHAVADAALVKECKLMVVDDEPTNVKIVRRLLELEGFSQFVTTTDGRKAMTLIRDEKPDCVLLDLMMPFVTGLDVLDEMRHDPATAHIPAIILTAVTDHKVRCEALKRGATDFLNKPVDPAELAPRVINVLAAKAYQDQLVEYNHSLEAAVRERTRLLEQAYREIGLVLARAAEYRDNDTGLHVVRVGRYARIIGEELGIVGDDADLLERAAQLHDVGKIGIPDSILLKPGRLTDDEFELMKRHCAFGDRILQPYSGDEPQLEIGEPPLSVANGGATPLLVLAHRIAMSHHEHWDGSGYPVGLAAEAIPLEGRITAVADVFDALSSRRCYKDSFPVDECFDTMAEKRGTQFDPRVLDAFLRRRDEVADVLMRYADEG; this is encoded by the coding sequence ATGAGCTCGCAAACCATCATCGCCGAACGACTCGCGCCGCCTGCCGCACTGCGTCAGCCGCCGCATGCCGTTGCCGACGCCGCACTTGTGAAAGAGTGCAAGCTGATGGTCGTCGACGACGAGCCGACGAACGTGAAGATCGTGCGGCGGCTCTTGGAACTCGAAGGCTTCTCGCAGTTCGTCACGACGACCGACGGGCGGAAGGCGATGACGCTGATCCGCGACGAAAAGCCCGATTGCGTGCTGCTCGATCTGATGATGCCGTTCGTGACGGGGCTCGACGTCCTCGACGAGATGCGGCACGATCCGGCGACGGCACACATTCCGGCGATCATTCTTACCGCGGTGACTGATCACAAAGTCCGCTGCGAGGCGCTCAAACGCGGCGCAACCGACTTCCTGAACAAGCCGGTGGATCCGGCCGAGCTCGCGCCGCGCGTCATCAACGTCCTGGCGGCGAAGGCGTACCAGGATCAGCTCGTCGAGTATAACCACAGCCTTGAAGCGGCTGTGCGCGAGCGGACGCGGTTGTTGGAGCAGGCCTATCGCGAGATTGGACTCGTGCTCGCTCGGGCGGCCGAGTATCGCGACAACGATACGGGGCTGCACGTTGTTCGCGTCGGCCGCTACGCGCGGATCATTGGCGAAGAGCTCGGCATCGTTGGCGACGACGCCGACTTGCTTGAACGAGCTGCACAGCTCCACGACGTCGGCAAGATCGGCATCCCCGATTCGATTTTGCTGAAGCCGGGGCGGCTGACGGACGATGAGTTCGAGTTGATGAAGCGCCACTGTGCGTTCGGCGATCGCATCTTGCAGCCTTACTCGGGCGACGAACCGCAGCTTGAGATCGGCGAGCCCCCGCTCAGCGTCGCCAACGGCGGCGCGACGCCGCTGCTGGTGCTCGCCCACCGCATCGCGATGAGCCACCACGAACATTGGGACGGCAGCGGTTACCCCGTCGGCCTCGCTGCCGAGGCGATTCCGCTTGAGGGCCGTATCACGGCCGTGGCCGACGTATTCGACGCCCTGAGCTCGCGGCGTTGCTACAAAGATTCGTTCCCCGTCGATGAATGCTTCGACACGATGGCCGAGAAGCGGGGAACTCAGTTCGATCCGCGGGTGCTAGACGCGTTCCTGCGGCGGCGGGACGAGGTGGCGGACGTGCTGATGCGGTATGCGGATGAAGGGTGA
- a CDS encoding nucleotidyl transferase AbiEii/AbiGii toxin family protein, which translates to MKDVYDTLLEFVEILDELNVRYAVMGGLAVRAYSIPRSTWDVDLTIGMDRDDLPRFFEAVEARGYSVPEAYTRGWVDQVSDMPLVKFKAYCASGTVDVDVFIAENDFQKSLLARSEIMTTEVGPVSIVTAEDLILLKLIANRPRDLIDVADLLFIQGKLDEDYLKHWAKRFGVLETLEERLANRPTERP; encoded by the coding sequence ATGAAGGACGTCTACGACACGCTCCTGGAGTTCGTCGAGATCCTCGATGAACTCAACGTGCGTTATGCCGTCATGGGCGGCCTAGCAGTAAGGGCATACAGCATTCCCCGCTCAACCTGGGACGTCGACCTGACGATCGGCATGGATCGCGACGACCTACCGCGATTCTTCGAAGCCGTCGAAGCACGTGGTTACTCCGTCCCCGAAGCCTATACGCGCGGTTGGGTCGATCAGGTGTCAGACATGCCGCTCGTAAAGTTCAAGGCCTACTGCGCCAGCGGAACAGTCGACGTCGACGTCTTCATCGCTGAGAACGACTTTCAGAAGTCATTGCTCGCTCGCAGTGAAATCATGACCACCGAAGTCGGTCCAGTCTCGATCGTCACGGCAGAAGATCTAATTCTGCTCAAGCTCATCGCCAACCGTCCGCGCGACCTGATCGACGTGGCCGACCTGCTTTTTATCCAAGGCAAGTTAGACGAGGACTATCTCAAGCACTGGGCCAAGCGGTTCGGCGTGCTTGAGACATTGGAAGAACGACTTGCGAATCGCCCGACGGAACGCCCGTAA
- a CDS encoding hybrid sensor histidine kinase/response regulator — MIARTDDVQIQSRAQEILQQRELHIYRRIDRMFAVLMIVQWVGAVGTALCVSPQTWSGAKATVHPHVWFALIGGGIISSLPVWMAWRMPGRTVTRYVIAVAQMLFSSLLVQVSGGRLETHFHVFGSLAFLAAYRDWGILMVATALVGADHLIRGVFWPQSVFGVAIADEWRWVEHTGWVLFEDLFLLITIRKSTEEMENNALQTALAERHHEDLQRYSAQVHRSFEKERSIIDGSLDAVVELDARGDVLNLNGPAERLFGWTVQEAAGRRFDQLVIPEHDRQQYLEGLRELSKTQAGQASPQRFEMECVDRNGRPFAVELAIVLIHGSEETTFCAFVRDITDRKSHELDMQRAMEEAEAANRTKSEFLANMSHEIRTPLNSILGFAELLVRNADEGDERTRRDYADTIRTSARHLLELINNVLDLSKIEAGKLQVEQARFSPHQLIAEVVSLLRVRAVEKGIVLNYRWDGAIPESVATDPHRVRQLLLNLVGNAIKFTEQGSVMIVARAEREADGCHLVLEVRDTGIGIDAKKLEDVFQPFVQADSSMTRRYGGTGLGLTICKNIVTALGGELSVASELGCGTTFTVRLAIGDLRHVRMLESPPETPTGDYVDVPTTANLRGVRVLLADDGETNRKLIQVFLARHGAEVQAVENGEMACRLALADEFDVVLMDMQMPQMDGYAATRKLRSLGFEKPIIALTAHAMKGDREKCTYAGCSGYLSKPLNVDDLVRTIEAAIGAEGRRGLSVRGEKELRIKRALNGPIRSTLPTDDAMLREIVAEFVDSISARLDAMEQALAEENYEELQQHVHGLKGSGGTAGFLCLSEVSAELEACATAGQGDQAAALLNELREMEPLIVV, encoded by the coding sequence ATGATCGCCCGTACGGACGATGTTCAGATTCAGAGCCGCGCGCAGGAGATTCTCCAGCAGCGCGAATTGCACATTTACCGCCGCATCGACCGGATGTTTGCGGTGTTGATGATCGTCCAGTGGGTCGGGGCCGTCGGCACGGCGCTTTGCGTCTCGCCGCAGACTTGGTCGGGGGCGAAGGCCACTGTTCATCCGCACGTGTGGTTTGCGCTGATCGGCGGGGGCATTATTTCGTCGCTGCCGGTGTGGATGGCCTGGCGCATGCCGGGGCGGACGGTGACGCGATACGTCATCGCGGTGGCGCAGATGCTGTTTTCGTCGCTGCTGGTGCAAGTGAGCGGCGGGCGCCTGGAAACGCACTTTCACGTGTTCGGTTCGCTCGCATTTCTCGCCGCCTATCGCGACTGGGGGATTCTGATGGTCGCGACCGCTCTGGTGGGCGCCGACCATTTGATTCGCGGCGTCTTCTGGCCGCAGTCGGTGTTTGGCGTCGCGATTGCCGACGAATGGCGGTGGGTCGAGCACACCGGCTGGGTGCTGTTCGAAGATTTGTTCTTGCTGATTACGATTCGCAAGAGCACCGAAGAAATGGAAAACAACGCGCTGCAGACGGCGCTGGCTGAGCGGCATCACGAAGATTTGCAACGCTATTCGGCGCAGGTGCATCGTTCGTTCGAGAAAGAGCGCTCGATTATCGATGGCTCGCTCGACGCGGTGGTTGAACTCGATGCACGGGGCGACGTGCTGAACCTCAACGGCCCCGCTGAACGACTTTTTGGCTGGACGGTGCAAGAGGCGGCAGGGCGTCGGTTCGATCAACTCGTCATCCCGGAGCACGATCGCCAGCAGTACCTGGAAGGTTTGCGGGAACTTTCCAAAACGCAGGCGGGACAGGCTTCGCCGCAGCGGTTCGAGATGGAATGCGTTGACCGGAATGGCCGGCCGTTCGCCGTCGAACTCGCCATCGTGTTGATTCATGGTAGCGAAGAAACGACCTTCTGCGCGTTCGTGCGGGACATTACCGACCGCAAATCGCACGAACTCGACATGCAGCGGGCGATGGAAGAGGCCGAGGCCGCCAACCGTACAAAGAGCGAGTTCCTGGCCAACATGAGCCACGAGATTCGCACGCCGCTGAACAGCATTCTTGGTTTCGCAGAATTGCTGGTTCGCAACGCCGACGAAGGGGATGAGCGAACTCGTCGCGACTATGCCGATACGATTCGCACCAGCGCCCGCCATTTGCTGGAACTGATCAACAACGTCCTCGACCTGTCGAAGATCGAAGCGGGTAAACTGCAAGTCGAGCAAGCCCGCTTCTCGCCCCATCAGCTGATCGCCGAAGTGGTGTCGCTGCTGCGAGTGCGAGCCGTCGAGAAGGGGATCGTACTAAACTATCGCTGGGACGGCGCCATACCGGAGTCGGTGGCGACCGACCCGCATCGCGTGCGGCAGTTGTTGCTCAACCTCGTGGGGAACGCGATCAAGTTCACCGAGCAGGGAAGCGTGATGATCGTGGCTCGCGCCGAGCGCGAAGCGGACGGTTGCCATCTGGTGCTGGAAGTCCGCGACACCGGCATCGGCATCGATGCTAAAAAGTTGGAGGACGTGTTCCAGCCGTTCGTGCAGGCCGATAGCTCGATGACGCGCCGCTACGGCGGCACCGGCCTGGGGCTGACGATTTGCAAGAACATCGTCACGGCGCTGGGTGGCGAGCTTTCCGTCGCGAGCGAACTGGGATGCGGAACAACGTTCACCGTGCGGCTCGCGATCGGCGACCTGCGGCACGTGCGCATGCTCGAATCGCCGCCAGAGACGCCGACCGGCGACTACGTCGACGTTCCAACGACCGCCAATCTGCGCGGCGTGCGCGTCTTGCTGGCCGACGACGGCGAAACCAACCGCAAGCTAATCCAGGTCTTTCTTGCTCGCCACGGGGCCGAGGTGCAAGCGGTCGAAAACGGCGAGATGGCTTGTCGGTTGGCCCTCGCGGATGAGTTCGACGTCGTCTTGATGGACATGCAGATGCCGCAGATGGACGGCTACGCAGCGACGCGCAAGCTTCGTTCGCTCGGGTTCGAGAAACCGATCATCGCCCTCACGGCGCACGCCATGAAGGGCGATCGCGAGAAGTGCACGTACGCCGGTTGCTCGGGTTATCTCTCGAAGCCGCTGAACGTCGACGATCTTGTGCGGACGATCGAGGCCGCGATCGGGGCGGAAGGGCGTCGCGGGCTGAGCGTACGAGGCGAGAAGGAGCTCAGGATCAAACGCGCTTTGAACGGGCCGATTCGTTCGACCCTGCCAACCGACGACGCCATGCTGCGCGAGATCGTCGCCGAGTTCGTCGACAGCATTTCAGCGCGGCTTGACGCGATGGAGCAGGCGTTGGCCGAAGAAAACTACGAAGAACTGCAGCAGCACGTCCATGGGCTGAAGGGCTCCGGCGGAACGGCCGGGTTTCTTTGCCTGTCGGAAGTTTCCGCGGAACTTGAGGCGTGCGCCACAGCAGGACAGGGAGACCAAGCGGCGGCCCTGCTCAATGAACTGAGGGAGATGGAGCCGCTAATCGTCGTTTAA